In Candidatus Poribacteria bacterium, a single genomic region encodes these proteins:
- a CDS encoding tetratricopeptide repeat protein, which yields MNPRILGIIGGLALLVALLSPFMMGSSKKVEQLFQSAEDLYGQADYEGAIDKYAEALEEATKRGVKTEVIDKDFTTLANFRIAVSYSRLADQSGDVNHYDTALEYIEKVAPTATIPKHQEGLTYLWGHILYRTEQFELAEPKFMQLIENFPNSLSVENAWYAIGQLNYKLQNYEESRQGFKAVLDGFPNSDFKDDAQHLIAQSFLNESNYEQAYQEFDKIATEEFKNYPDLQAEAMYKAAYSLNQLGRDDEAIGRYTNFITQFPESQYVTAAYFDQGAIYARQKDYDNARVNYELALQNTADRTLQAEIQSAIGSTYFDQGDYENAIVSYNSLLEEYPESDFIALAKVGISDSHFKLENWSEAAVAYERVINEHEEETDYIPYCSYQIGEAYYQLGSNQTKAGETESGMATLELALQWYQKTIDNYPQDPVAPHALYGAIWALNDLGRKEELEAVAHEFIEKNKNDNEFDILAAEVQLRFADIKRTEFKQYLEAAEEYAKLWDYRPLPKFHLVKLMGKFFEGRSYYEAAKPEGYQEGDAGENFNQAYLDKSVSAYREAIAMFNDDAFLPGVAEERYDDFGERVAQVEACVMNEALSHEMLGDWGEARDRYASIPETSEYYERALLLVANSHVKEGDKEGAINYYNSILDKLADPNNRSLAELKLADMLRAEERFEEAAVQYQAVVDGNPVGEYADDALYLVGLCYYQVASENPALLESAETAFKRVITDYADSPNAIEAYYGLALAYRDAAQKQDDTEKWPLILQLVDEAHEKYAASDNEAVLKALGQIELIKATAIENTSEDVDVDALVASLKRIVDNAGAQVEARSRSQLKIGHTYYSAKRYDEALAEYLLFVQTFPNNELAPNAQYQAAVCHYQIAQAATDAGSKQLSLQNAVAAAEKVETLTDDANNRISANYTAGLALLGLDDNKGAADAFKKVTALEGQTEDEARKTLIFQAHSRLAELNATLGDYAGAVQEYQYIIENTDDADMKGRSYFAMAFAQEEQLKVYQDALMSYQNAIELVEDALVKAQSYYRMGLIYQDQLQQPSKALEVFQTLIGEHSGSENASVASMVADAGIRRSTLYVELGRLDEAIAEAVEALDRTKGSAKATVAEKAAAQYNLGFLYSDKARSLFSTEAGTDLQPYIDASRNAAGTFFEVTSIAAPVEKADKQTVIPYVQNSLFQAGQIYYSVGIGVKLPQDLTSALTPLTTFVSYADKGLFPKSDGLRKNTETALNYLAAANFELGRMQVGMDGEMSEKAVSYFIGAGDVFRDMVSRYPNANDAAFWQYHVGESYYAAQQFEKAIEEYEKVRSVNKTHKSAAESLYAISTCAQLLSEAAEKSGDEEGKQRWYDRLFEANEVLAAEYPNSQYTADALINIGNKYYNAGSEQGLEQAERIRLYQMAIENYQTAINTPGIGNDSKSTAMGYLNDTASALAFYEYEQATDMLNEAKLAKGEEQKTSIEGSISEYQKIIDAYPTTKYADLGLVQIGEAYMVLADGDDAYFN from the coding sequence ATGAACCCAAGGATTTTGGGCATTATTGGTGGCCTCGCCTTATTAGTTGCCCTCCTTTCACCTTTTATGATGGGTAGTTCCAAAAAGGTGGAGCAACTCTTCCAATCCGCTGAAGATTTATATGGACAGGCGGATTATGAGGGCGCGATTGACAAGTATGCTGAGGCACTCGAAGAAGCAACAAAGCGCGGTGTGAAAACTGAAGTTATTGACAAGGATTTCACGACCCTCGCCAACTTTAGGATCGCAGTGAGTTACTCACGTCTCGCTGATCAATCAGGCGATGTCAATCACTACGATACTGCGCTTGAGTACATTGAAAAGGTTGCACCGACAGCAACTATCCCGAAACACCAAGAGGGGTTGACCTATCTCTGGGGACACATCCTCTATCGGACAGAGCAGTTTGAATTGGCTGAGCCAAAATTCATGCAGCTCATTGAGAACTTCCCGAACAGTCTCTCCGTTGAAAACGCTTGGTATGCTATCGGGCAGCTGAACTATAAACTACAAAACTATGAAGAATCCCGACAGGGATTCAAAGCTGTTCTTGATGGTTTCCCAAACTCTGATTTTAAGGATGATGCACAGCACTTGATCGCGCAGTCCTTCCTTAATGAATCCAACTATGAGCAGGCGTATCAGGAATTCGATAAGATCGCGACAGAGGAGTTCAAAAACTATCCCGATCTGCAAGCCGAAGCGATGTATAAAGCCGCTTATAGCTTGAACCAACTCGGTAGGGACGATGAAGCGATCGGTCGGTATACCAACTTCATCACGCAGTTCCCTGAAAGTCAATACGTCACGGCGGCATACTTCGACCAAGGCGCGATTTACGCTCGGCAGAAGGACTATGACAACGCACGTGTTAACTATGAGTTGGCACTCCAAAACACCGCTGACCGCACCCTACAAGCAGAAATCCAGTCTGCTATCGGGAGTACTTACTTCGACCAAGGCGACTATGAAAACGCCATTGTCTCCTATAACAGCCTCCTTGAAGAATATCCAGAGAGCGACTTTATCGCTTTAGCGAAAGTTGGTATTTCTGATAGTCACTTCAAATTAGAGAATTGGAGTGAAGCGGCTGTCGCTTATGAACGTGTTATTAATGAACACGAAGAAGAAACCGATTACATTCCTTATTGCTCCTATCAGATCGGTGAAGCATACTATCAACTCGGTAGCAACCAGACAAAGGCTGGAGAAACCGAATCCGGAATGGCAACGCTCGAACTCGCACTGCAGTGGTATCAGAAAACTATTGACAACTACCCGCAGGATCCTGTTGCCCCCCATGCACTCTATGGAGCGATTTGGGCACTCAACGATCTCGGACGGAAGGAAGAGTTGGAGGCAGTCGCACACGAGTTTATCGAGAAAAACAAAAACGATAATGAATTCGACATTCTCGCCGCAGAGGTGCAGCTCCGCTTCGCTGACATCAAACGAACTGAATTCAAGCAGTACCTTGAAGCCGCTGAAGAATATGCGAAGTTGTGGGATTACCGCCCGCTACCAAAATTCCATCTCGTCAAGTTGATGGGTAAATTCTTTGAGGGTCGTTCCTACTACGAAGCCGCCAAACCTGAAGGCTATCAGGAAGGTGATGCAGGCGAAAACTTCAACCAAGCTTACCTTGATAAGTCCGTTTCTGCATATCGGGAAGCTATCGCCATGTTTAATGATGATGCCTTCCTCCCCGGTGTCGCTGAGGAACGTTACGATGACTTCGGTGAACGTGTCGCTCAGGTAGAAGCGTGTGTCATGAACGAAGCACTCTCTCATGAAATGCTCGGTGACTGGGGTGAAGCCCGCGACCGTTATGCCTCTATCCCTGAGACGAGTGAATACTATGAACGCGCACTCCTTCTCGTCGCCAATAGCCATGTCAAGGAAGGCGATAAAGAAGGTGCGATTAACTACTACAATAGCATTTTAGACAAACTCGCTGATCCGAATAACCGTTCGTTGGCAGAACTCAAACTCGCTGACATGCTCCGCGCTGAAGAACGGTTTGAAGAGGCAGCTGTCCAGTATCAAGCCGTGGTTGATGGCAACCCAGTAGGTGAATACGCAGATGATGCACTTTACCTTGTCGGACTCTGTTACTATCAAGTAGCTTCTGAGAATCCGGCACTCTTGGAGTCCGCCGAGACTGCGTTCAAACGCGTGATTACGGACTATGCCGATAGTCCCAACGCTATTGAAGCGTATTACGGTTTGGCTCTCGCCTATCGCGATGCCGCCCAAAAACAGGATGATACGGAAAAATGGCCCCTCATTCTTCAACTCGTCGACGAGGCGCACGAAAAATACGCCGCCAGTGACAACGAAGCTGTTCTCAAGGCACTCGGCCAGATCGAATTGATCAAGGCTACCGCCATTGAAAACACCAGCGAAGATGTCGATGTTGATGCGCTCGTGGCTTCACTCAAGCGGATTGTTGATAACGCAGGTGCGCAGGTAGAAGCACGGAGCCGCTCACAGTTGAAGATCGGTCACACCTACTATAGTGCTAAACGCTATGACGAAGCACTTGCGGAGTATCTCCTCTTCGTGCAAACTTTCCCGAATAACGAACTTGCACCGAATGCACAGTATCAAGCAGCAGTTTGCCATTATCAAATCGCACAAGCTGCGACAGATGCAGGCAGCAAGCAGTTGAGCCTCCAGAATGCTGTTGCTGCGGCGGAAAAAGTGGAAACGCTAACCGACGATGCGAACAACCGAATCAGTGCTAACTACACTGCCGGTTTAGCGTTGCTCGGGTTGGACGACAACAAAGGTGCAGCAGACGCATTCAAGAAAGTTACGGCGTTAGAAGGACAGACCGAAGATGAAGCGCGGAAGACGCTTATCTTCCAAGCGCACTCACGTCTCGCTGAACTCAACGCGACTCTCGGTGACTACGCCGGAGCGGTGCAAGAGTATCAGTATATTATTGAAAACACCGATGACGCGGACATGAAGGGACGTTCCTACTTCGCGATGGCTTTTGCCCAAGAGGAACAACTGAAAGTCTATCAGGACGCGTTGATGAGTTACCAGAACGCCATTGAGTTGGTAGAGGATGCGCTCGTCAAAGCACAATCCTACTATCGGATGGGCTTGATTTATCAAGACCAGCTGCAACAACCGAGCAAAGCACTGGAAGTCTTCCAAACCTTAATCGGAGAACACAGTGGCTCAGAAAACGCAAGTGTTGCCTCGATGGTAGCGGACGCGGGCATTCGCCGTTCAACCCTTTACGTTGAATTAGGGCGCTTGGATGAAGCGATCGCTGAAGCGGTTGAAGCACTCGATCGGACCAAAGGCAGTGCGAAAGCGACTGTGGCAGAAAAAGCCGCTGCGCAATATAACCTCGGTTTCCTCTATTCCGACAAGGCACGTTCCCTCTTCTCTACAGAGGCGGGTACGGATCTGCAGCCTTACATCGATGCAAGTCGGAATGCTGCAGGGACATTCTTTGAAGTTACCTCAATCGCGGCACCCGTAGAAAAAGCGGACAAACAGACGGTCATTCCGTATGTTCAGAATTCGCTGTTCCAAGCCGGTCAGATTTACTACTCTGTCGGGATTGGCGTGAAACTCCCGCAAGACCTTACGAGTGCCCTAACACCGCTCACGACTTTCGTGAGTTACGCCGATAAGGGACTCTTCCCAAAATCGGATGGGCTTCGTAAAAACACGGAGACCGCGCTGAATTACCTCGCTGCTGCGAACTTTGAACTCGGTCGTATGCAGGTGGGTATGGACGGTGAGATGTCTGAAAAAGCGGTGAGTTACTTCATTGGTGCTGGAGATGTCTTCCGAGATATGGTGAGTCGCTACCCGAATGCGAACGATGCCGCTTTCTGGCAATACCATGTTGGGGAATCCTACTACGCCGCACAACAATTTGAGAAAGCCATCGAAGAGTACGAAAAGGTCCGTTCTGTGAACAAAACGCACAAGAGCGCGGCTGAATCTTTGTACGCTATCTCTACGTGTGCGCAGCTTCTCAGTGAAGCCGCCGAAAAATCAGGCGATGAAGAAGGGAAACAACGCTGGTATGATCGGCTCTTTGAGGCGAACGAGGTACTCGCCGCTGAATATCCGAACAGTCAGTACACCGCCGATGCACTCATCAATATCGGCAACAAGTACTACAACGCTGGCTCCGAACAAGGTCTGGAGCAAGCCGAACGGATTCGTCTCTATCAGATGGCGATAGAGAACTATCAGACGGCGATCAATA